From the genome of Rhizobacter sp. AJA081-3:
AGGGCAACGTCGACCCGGGCGACATGGCGCCGAAGATGAAGGCGCTTCGCATGGTCGGCGTGCCCTACACCGACGCCGAGATCGCCAAGGCCGGTGACGAGGTGAAGGGCAAGACCGAAATGGATGCCGTGATTGCCTACCTGCAGGTGATGGGCACCTCGGCCGCCGTCGCGGCGGCGGCCAAGTGACGGAGACGCACCATGGACATCAATGACCTGAGAAGCGTGGTCACCGTGGTCTCGATGCTGGCCTTCCTGGGCATCATCGTCTGGGCCTGGTCACGCAGCAACCGTTCAGCATTCGACGAAGCGGCCAAGTTGCCGTTCGCCGAGGAGCAGGGCGCCGAAGGCGCCTCGCGTGGAGGAAACCAACAATGAGCGACTTCTTCAACAGCGGCTGGTCGATCTTCATCGCCGCCGTCACGATCCTCGGCCTCGCGGCCTGCCTGTTGCTGCTGGTCGTGGCCAGCAAACGCAAGGTGATGGCCAACGACAACACCACCGGCCACGTGTGGGACGGTGACCTGCGCGAACTGAACAACCCGCTGCCGCGCTGGTGGATGATCCTGTTCGTCCTCACCGTCGTGTTCGCCGCGCTCTACCTGGTGCTCTATCCAGGCCTGGGCAATGCGGCCGGCAAGCTGGGCTGGACGAGCGCGGGCCAATACGACGCCGAACAGGCGAAGGCGCAGGCCACCATGGCGCCGCTGTACGCGAAGTTCACCAGCCAGGGCGCCGAGGCGCTGGCGAAGGACCCGCAGGCGATGGCCATCGGCGAGCGCCTGTACATCAACAACTGCGCGCAGTGCCACGGCTCCGATGCCAAAGGCAGCAAGGGCTTCCCGAATCTGACGCTGCCGGTCGAGTCGCGCCTGGCGACCGACTCGTTCGATGCCGTCAAGGCCACGATCACCAATGGCCGGCAGGGTTTGATGCCCCCGATGGCCGCGGCGGTCGGCAGCTCCGAGGACGTGAAGAACGTGGCGAACTACGTGCTGAGCCTGTCGGGCAGCCCGCACAACGCCACGGCGGCGCAGCTCGGCAAGGAGAAGTTCGCGGCCTGCGCTGCCTGTCACGGCCCGGACGGCAAGGGCCTCAAGGCACTGGGCGCGCCCAACCTGACCGACAAGGTCTGGCTGCACGGCTGGGGCGAGGAGGCGATTCTGGCGATGGTGAACAATGGCAAGACCAACGTCATGCCGGCGCAGGCCAGCCGGATGTCGCCCGAGCAGATCCACGTGCTCTCCGCCTATGTGTGGAACCTGGCCCAGGCCAGCCCGCAGAAGTGATCGAGTGAATGTCTGAGACTCCAGCCACCGCGTCGGGGGCCGCGTCCCCCGATGCGGCCGGCGAGATTGTTTCGCTGTATGCCGCGCACCAGAAGATCTACGCGCGGGCCGTCAGTGGCTGGTTCTCGACGTGGCGGTGGGCGCTTGTCTGGGGCACCCAGATCCTCTTCTACGGCCTGCCCTGGCTGCAGTGGAATGATCGCCAGGCGGTGCTCTTCGACCTCGGCGCCCGCCGTTTCTACATCGGCGGCCTGGTCCTGCACCCGCAGGACTTCATCTACCTCACCGGGCTGCTGATCGTCTCGGCCTACGGGCTGTTCCTGTTCACCGCGGTGGCG
Proteins encoded in this window:
- a CDS encoding cbb3-type cytochrome c oxidase subunit 3, whose amino-acid sequence is MDINDLRSVVTVVSMLAFLGIIVWAWSRSNRSAFDEAAKLPFAEEQGAEGASRGGNQQ
- the ccoP gene encoding cytochrome-c oxidase, cbb3-type subunit III, producing MSDFFNSGWSIFIAAVTILGLAACLLLLVVASKRKVMANDNTTGHVWDGDLRELNNPLPRWWMILFVLTVVFAALYLVLYPGLGNAAGKLGWTSAGQYDAEQAKAQATMAPLYAKFTSQGAEALAKDPQAMAIGERLYINNCAQCHGSDAKGSKGFPNLTLPVESRLATDSFDAVKATITNGRQGLMPPMAAAVGSSEDVKNVANYVLSLSGSPHNATAAQLGKEKFAACAACHGPDGKGLKALGAPNLTDKVWLHGWGEEAILAMVNNGKTNVMPAQASRMSPEQIHVLSAYVWNLAQASPQK